In a genomic window of Piliocolobus tephrosceles isolate RC106 chromosome 1, ASM277652v3, whole genome shotgun sequence:
- the LOC111540495 gene encoding calmodulin, which yields MADQLTEEQIAEFKEAFSLFDKDGDGTITTKELGTVMRSLGQNPTEAELQDMINEVDADGNGTIDFPEFLTMMARKMKDTDSEEEIREAFRVFDKDGNGYISAAELRHVMTNLGEKLTDEEVDEMIREADIDGDGQVNYEEFVQMMTAK from the coding sequence ATGGCTGACCAACTGACCGAAGAGCAGATTGCAGAATTCAAAGAAGCTTTTTCGCTATTTGACAAAGATGGTGATGGAACTATAACAACAAAGGAATTGGGAACTGTAATGAGGTCTCTTGGGCAGAATCCCACAGAAGCAGAGTTACAGGACATGATTAATGAAGTAGATGCTGATGGTAATGGCACAATTGACTTCCCTGAATTTCTGACAATGatggcaagaaaaatgaaagacacaGACAGTGAAGAAGAAATTAGAGAAGCATTCCGTGTGTTTGATAAGGATGGCAATGGCTATATTAGTGCTGCAGAACTTCGCCATGTGATGACAAACCTTGGAGAGAAGTTAACAGATGAAGAAGTTGATGAAATGATCAGGGAAGCAGATATTGATGGTGATGGTCAAGTAAACTATGAAGAGTTTGTACAAATGATGACAGCAAAGTGA